A genomic region of Cotesia glomerata isolate CgM1 linkage group LG9, MPM_Cglom_v2.3, whole genome shotgun sequence contains the following coding sequences:
- the LOC123271258 gene encoding transaldolase → MSGSPAGKKQKMVSSLEQLKTFTTVVADTGDFQAMEQFKPTDATTNPSLILAAANQKKYAHLLDKAVQYGKKSGSTLEEQTEAAIDMTCVLFGQEILNIIPGRVSTEVDARLSFDKEASIEKAKKLITLYEEAGISKERILIKLASTWEGIQAAKELEEKYGIHCNLTLLFNFAQAVACAEAGVTLISPFVGRILDWYVANTDKKSFEAKEDPGVISVTKIYNYYKKFGYKTVVMGASFRNVGEIKELAGCDLLTISPKLLEDLEKSHEPVRKMLAPEVAKKADLKKISLSEAQFRWMLNEDQMATDKLSDGIRKFAVDMRKLEQLLQEKIQA, encoded by the exons atgagcggATCTCCAGCCGGCAAAAAGCAAAAAATGGTGAGCTCTCTCGagcaattaaaaacttttaccACCGTTGTAGCTGATACTGGAGATTTTCAAg caATGGAGCAGTTCAAGCCAACTGATGCGACTACTAACCCATCATTGATCCTAGCTGCGGCCAACCAGAAGAAGTACGCTCACCTGTTGGACAAAGCTGTGCAATATGGAAAGAAAAGTGGCAG CACTTTGGAAGAACAAACAGAAGCAGCTATTGACATGACCTGTGTTTTGTTCGGCCAGGAGATTCTGAACATCATTCCCGGTCGTGTGTCTACAGAAGTCGACGCCAGATTGTCATTCGACAAAGAAGCTAGCATTGAGAAGGCTAAGAAGCTTATTACGCTGTATGAAGAAGCTGGTATTAGCAAAGAGCGCATTTTAATCAAGCTTGCTTCTACTTGGGAGGGAATTCAGGCTGCTaa GGAATTAGAAGAAAAGTATGGAATTCACTGCAATTTAACTTTGTTGTTTAACTTTGCTCAGGCAGTTGCTTGTGCTGAAGCTGGTGTCACTTTAATTTCACCATTTGTTGGGAGAATTCTTGACTG GTATGTAGCCAATACAGACAAAAAGTCATTTGAAGCAAAAGAAGATCCAGGAGTAATCTCCGTCACTAAAATCTACAACTACTACAAAAAATTCGGCTACAAGACAGTAGTAATGGGCGCTTCATTCCGTAACGTCGGTGAAATCAAAGAACTTGCGGGTTGTGATCTTCTTACAATCAGCCCAAAGCTACTTGAAGATTTAGAGAAAAGTCACGAGCCGGTACGCAAGATGCTGGCTCCCGAGGTTGCCAAGAAAGCCGatctcaagaaaatttctctcagCGAAGCTCAATTCCGCTGGATGTTGAACGAGGACCAAATGGCCACTGACAAACTCAGCGATGGAATCCGCAAGTTTGCCGTTGACATGCGGAAACTTGAGCAACTTTTACAGGAAAAAATTCAAGCTTAA